TGACAGAGCGACGATGCAGTGGAGTCTGTTTCTGCTTCTTCTGATGGGTGAGTGATCATTTTACCAGGGCTCCTGATTGTTTCCACCTAAAATACTTTAGTTTGATCAGGACTCATTAAACAAATGAACTCTGACTGAGAAAATCAAGGATTCACCTGTAAACTGGACAGTTTGATGGGAACATGAGTTTCCTGCTTGTATCAGCAGATATTCAACagtatttcttctgttttaggTCAGTGTGTCTTCATCACATGTCAGCTGTATGAGTACCACTTTATTAAAGAACAGATGAGCTGGGATGCAGCACGGGCATACTGCAGAGAGAACTACACAGACCTGGCCAAAGTGTTTGACCTGACAGACATGAGAAGACTTCAAGACTCTGCACAGAGTCAAACAGAAGCCTGGATTGGACTGTACAACATCACAGGAGGAGACAACAGGAGGTGGCACTGGTCTCTGCCGGGGGAGGAATACACTGAAAATAACACCTGTTGGAAAGATGGACAGCCAAATGATCATGGTGGCACCCCTGAGAACTGTGTGATGACAGGAGACAAGTGGGAAGATTATCCATGCAGTGACAAATTTAAGTTCATTTGCTATAACGGTGAGAATATGTGGACATTaatatgataaaataatatttaataatgttATAATCTAGTTTTTAATCTGTGTTATATCATATGTTGCTGAAAGAGACAGTTTGAAGAATGAAACAAATTAgttgataaaaatgtttttttttttctgttgactcAACAGAAACgatgaaaaacaataaaaccttTCATTTGAATGAGACGTTTGTGAACTGGACTCAGGCTCAGAACTACTGCAGACAGCATCACACCGACCTGGCCAGTGGACTCGATCAGATATACAGTGAAGAGTTTAAGGAGCTGCAGAAGTCTACAGCTTTGTGGATCGGCCTGTTCAGAGACAGCTGGAGGTGGTCAGATGGGAGTAACTTCTCTTTCAGATACTGGGACATGGACTCATTTAATGATGGACTAAACAACAGGACATGTGCTACGACTCTGTTAGAGAGATCAGTAAGATGGAGCTCTGCTGGATGTGACCAAAGAAAGCCTTTCTTCTGCTATGATGGTGAGTTTACACAGATTTATCTCAGCTGTTTGTCCaatagatgaactgctggaagCACTGAGAGGATTTAGGTCAGTATGTTTTTGTATCTGGCTTGGCTCTCTCTGAGCTGTACAATTTAACCACACTGTTTATTAGAACTGTGGACAACCTTtaattattaactgcaaaacaAATGTACTGCATGTGTACAGTGAGTCTTACTCAGTGCAGACCTActgatattttatatatttaaaccTCTTTCTTCCTATCAAAGCTCTCTGTCATTTTCTCATCTTTACTATATAAATGTTCATTAGAGCTGTGTACCTAACACACCCTACTCAGCACTACACAGTCACAGGTGTAACTGTCCTAATgtttgtgcctgtttgtcttgtTTCTGTAAGTGTGGACTGTTCATGTCTGTCATTGTTCATAAAGCACAGCAAAGACTCAGAGCTCTTTGGGTTTTGTGGTGACAGATAACATGATCCTGATCCAAGCAAACAAAACCTGGGAAGAAGCCCTTTATTACTGCAGAGAGAAACACCATGACCTGGTTTCCATCACCAACCGTGAGGAGCAGGCGTGGCTCCAGGAAAAGGCCAAAAACGCCTCCACTCCTTTTGTCTGGCTGGGGCTGCGCTACACCTGCACTCTGGGCTTCTGGTTCTGGGTCACTGATGATGTCATTGAATATAGTAACTGGGACTCTAACACCACAGATGATGTCTGTGGCGTGTCTGGAGCCATGGACACAGCAGGAGAGCAGAAGTGGGTCAGTAAGCCTGATAATAATAAGTTTAATTTCTTCTGTTCTAAACATTAAAATCACTGTAAACAGCACCAACAGCTTCTTATCTCCTCAGCTGGTTTTTGGTTGTGTTTTGTGAAGGGATTCTTTAGAGGGATTGTGAGAGATGTAGTTTCTCACAGTGATGTTTTAGGTTTTATCTAGCGCACTTTTTATTTTCCTACATCAACAAAAACTTAATTTTGTTATTGAAAAAGAATCTATTCACACAGAAACTATACAATGTGTAGGTTTTATTATATTGATGTTGTGGTTAAAATCTGGTGATGGTTTTATATAaattaataatacaaaaagGTTATGAAGTGTTAATTGAATTCACTGTTGATGAATAAACTGTTAAAccacagttgttgtttttaataatcaaattacatcATGAAACAAAGTGTTAAAGTACTTTGAGTGATCAGGAAGACTTTATAAAACTACATATCCCCACATCCCTGTTTTAATCTTCTTATAAATCTGCTAGTTTAAATTCACAAAAAAATTGAGATTTGGATGGGATGGGATGGATCTTGTTCATATTTGTGACTCGTGGTTTGTTTAATGTTTATACTTATATTTGTGATATGTATTCTTTGAGGTGTTTAGTTTTGAACCTTGTCCTCGGGTGTCTTACAGTTAATTCCACTCTTAGTGTTCAGCCCTTTCGTGTCCTCTGTATGTCGTCCATTCATGTTTGGCTTCCTTTTTCTTGTCTGCTGTCATTTTGTCCACCTGTGTCTCCACTTTCCCTGATCGCACCTTCTccgtatatgtatgtatgtgtatagtTAACAACTAAACAGATAGATGTAACCCAGTGTTAAAAACGGGATTAAAAGCATAAATATTAATACTCATTTGATTAAAATACTAATTTCATAATGGTAATAAATATTGATAAAAAGaacttaaatataataaatactgATAAAAAGCATGTAAACATAAGTTTAATTAATATGTACGTATGtatatgtaatatataaatGGTGTGGGGGCAGGACTTAGTCCTGTGGAGTGTGTTTGTTAGATCCACTGAGCGACCAATCATTGGCTGGTCTGACCCTCCCCCAGTCTGTGTGCGCTGCTCAGACACTTGTGTGTGCCTGCGTGTGCCAGTCAGAAACGCCAGAGACACAGACGGTGAAAGATTCGGTTACCCGTGCGGTGAAGAAGCTAGCTGGATAGTAAAAGTCCTGTTTTCGGTGGAAATAATAAGAGTGATACTGTATTCCAGAGGCCGTGAGCCAGCGTGATCACTGTGAAGCCCCGTGTAGCATTTGTTGCTTCACATGGTAAGTCCCAGGCAGTGCACGTCCGCTAGCATAGCATGCTACTTGCTGCTAGCTCCGATGCTAACTTCCGCTAGCCATTTTGCAATGAAAGTGCCTTTTTCCGAGGCTAAAGCCATTAGCACTGAGTCTGCTGCACTTTATACGAAATGTTCTTTAAAGGTTCATGTCATATTACTGTGGTATTGATGTATAATGTATGGTTTTGTGCGAAGTTATGTTGGCACATGTTCACTTTTCTCATGGTGCTAATTATAGTTCTGCACACTGAGTGTTAGCAACGTGAAATTAAGTGCCTTCACCTGCACTTTACTTAGCTGAAACTTGATAAGTCTCAAGccaatgtgtgttttaatgcaCTGCTGAGCTATTTTggtattattttaaatgtgtgtttcctATGCACTTTTTGCCCTTGAAATTAGAATAATTTGTTGTACAACATAgaatattttgaaagaaatttagAAACACTACAAGCAACTAGTAGTAGTAATAAGTTATAGACATGATAGCTTAAATGTTGAACTACTGTGTTCTGGCCTGGTCCccaggtcaggtttttttccccttgcttATTTGGATTGAATTGGTTTTGAGGACCTGAGAAGAATCGAGGATCCCTTTTCCAGTATTGGATGGCGAGCCCAGCCCAAAGAGCCGGATGAACTGGTAGATTGTAACCCGACTGGTTACAAACACACTGAGTGACTATTGAACATTGACAGACTGAAATTGACTTTAAAAAAGGACACAACAGACAATACATCCTTGGGTCGACCATTTGtggggtttattttattttattttcaaaagcgcgCTCTACCTTTGTTAAATGTGCACAACCTGCTAAATTTTAATAATTGCTAATAAATGCAATTGTGTTTTCTACACCTGCTGTGTACAAGTCCTCTGTTGTCATACACCCTTGGCTCCTACGAATCTAGAACCTGTCTGATCTGGCGCATATCTCCCTTCTGTCCTCGTACTGTGGTTAAAGGTAACTACACTGCCGTAGTACATGCAAAGAAGGCAAGAAGTAGCACCACCAGTGTTACATAAGTTACatagagtgtttttttttttttttttttttatacctcaGGCAGCTTCTGCATATCTGCATGTGGCTCTTCATAAGTGAGATGGCcatagtctctctctctctctctcacacacacacacacacacacacacaccactaatGAGCCCACCATTTGAAACATGATATCAGTTTTAACTGAAGAAACATCATCAGTGAAGAAAAACCAGAGACCAGGTAAACacatcaaataaatacataagatAACAAGgcaaattatattaaataatAGAAAATAATTCAAATAGTGTAAGCAGAGCAGTTGTTGAGAGTTTTGGTTGGTGATACAGTGGCAGATCTGACTGATGATCCCAAATTAGCCAACAAAACAGCACAATTTCAAGGCAAGGTGAGGCaagttatttatatagcacaattcaacaacaaggtgattcaaagttctttacaaagacattaaaaacagaaacaaataaaaatcatgatttaaaattgattaaaaaacagtaGATacaatcagaacagtagataaaatcagtagttaaaatgcaagttttgaaatttaagcttaaaagtggtttaggtgctttattcaaatgcagctgagaacaggtgagtcttcaacctggatttaaataaactgagtgtttcagctgatctgaggcttgctgggagtttgttccagatatatggagcataaaagctgaatgcagcttctccgtgtctggttctgactctgggaactgataacagaccagatccagatgacctgagagatctggaaggttcatactgggtcaggaggtcactgatgtattttggtcctaaaccattcagagctttatagactagcatcagaactttaaagtctatcctctgacggacaggcagccagtgtaaagacctcagagctggactgatgtggtccacttttttggtcttagtgaggactcgagcagcgGAGTtgtgaatgagctgtagttgtctggctgattttttaggtagacctgtaaagatgctgttacagtaatcaagcctgctaaagatgaatgcatggactagtttttccaggtcctgttgagacatcagatctctTCAaagtgttgtgttgttggtcaGTTCACTCTGAAGTCTGACTATTAACCAATGAGAACCCACAGACTCACAGGTGCCACGCCCCTTTAAGCACTGAGAAAAGTTCCTTTTAAGTTTTAACCATGACTTTTAACTAATGAAATCAACAAGTGACATGTACTGAACATcctgatgcagtcatgtgacaagTAAGTGACTCTGGGAACTCATGACATCATTTCCAAAATGGCAGCACACCCGGGCAGTTCATGTTCCCACTTAGCCAATTTTAGAAATCTAGTTTTCTCTTAACAAAAGTAAGTTTGAACCCAATCAGCATTCGTATCCTTTAATGTGTGGTTGATTTATCTCCATGACTGGAAACTAGGTTTGCAAAACCTGCTGAGACAAAGAAGCTTCCACACAGATGTTGGCACTAGTCTGATGGCTTCGGCTGAACACCATTAAGAACTGACAACAATAATACGAACATGGTATTGATGATACATAATGTTATTTTCTGTTCTCTTCTTGCACTTTTCTTGACATACGTGTGTCTTTACTAGTTTATTACAGAAATCTGGTCTGTTTCCTGCAGCTGCAGTAGGTTGTTGAAAATACCTCTAATATAAAGCAAGATTTGTTTTTTAGCATGCACATTTGTGTGATGTAAAACAAAGCTGTCAAATAATTTGTTGTTAAACCAATCCAGCAAATGTATGATGATCATGTGTTATGGAAATCCAAATAAGAACTAAATTCTGTGTTAATAAGCAAAGGCCTGTCTGGCAGATTCATTTCCAAATAAGGAATAAATAAAGTAGAAATGTTACTGGGTTCTTATGTGTTAATAGTTGTGATTGCCAAACgttgaagcttgtattgaaaaacggttcattactcgaagcttttcaaaacagtcctctctggtgacatctggtggccagaaacatgaagagcagcttgaatctgcaaaataaaatgaactgctTCATTATGAATGCGCACTGTACAGAGTGGAGTTCACAATTCTGTCTGATATTGGGCCACCACTTTGTTGAttggaacatttatttttggGGGTGAAAAAATTGTtatgtttatcttttttttttttaataaacatttaATCAATAAACCTTCCAGATTTAAAAATGTGCCATGGTatggtctttctttgcttgtgacttcttgatACTGGTAAATACAGTAAATGGAAAAATACATCAATATACATATAATGTGCAACACATTATGGAGTATTCTTCTGCTGTCaggtcctgcctccatgtaCTTAAGGAATTAATCACTGGACAGGtatatttaatacattttcattCAAAGCCTTTATGGCTTTTCGTATAATAGCTGGTGAGCCAGTCTCTAGTAAAAATGCCCAGgccgatttttttttatttttttttttttttgtcccagtccagtcCTGGGCACAACACGCattgaattaatctgagaaggtggATTACAAAATAAATGGCCGGGCCAGCGGTTCACAACTCTGTCTGATATTGGGCCAccgttgtgttgctttgaacatTAATTTTCTGGGGTGaaaaaattgtttatttttctaacaAATAAATGTCATCAATAACCTTTCCTTATTTAAACATGTGCCATGGTGTGGTGTTTTTTTGCTTGTGCCACCGTGATGCTGGTAAATACAAtagatgaaaaatacatataatatcaatataataatgtacaacacattaTGGAGTACGCTTCTACTCTGAGATCCTGCCTCCATGTGCTTATTGGAATTGACCACTGGACAGCTGGACAGGTATGTTTATAAATAGTATTATATTAGGTCAAATTTTCTATACGTGTTTTAGACCTGGAGGTAGAATTGATTGTGAACTTGTAA
The sequence above is a segment of the Oreochromis aureus strain Israel breed Guangdong linkage group 3, ZZ_aureus, whole genome shotgun sequence genome. Coding sequences within it:
- the LOC116331589 gene encoding C-type mannose receptor 2-like; its protein translation is MKEKSFSCDRATMQWSLFLLLLMGQCVFITCQLYEYHFIKEQMSWDAARAYCRENYTDLAKVFDLTDMRRLQDSAQSQTEAWIGLYNITGGDNRRWHWSLPGEEYTENNTCWKDGQPNDHGGTPENCVMTGDKWEDYPCSDKFKFICYNETMKNNKTFHLNETFVNWTQAQNYCRQHHTDLASGLDQIYSEEFKELQKSTALWIGLFRDSWRWSDGSNFSFRYWDMDSFNDGLNNRTCATTLLERSVRWSSAGCDQRKPFFCYDDNMILIQANKTWEEALYYCREKHHDLVSITNREEQAWLQEKAKNASTPFVWLGLRYTCTLGFWFWVTDDVIEYSNWDSNTTDDVCGVSGAMDTAGEQKWVSKPDNNKFNFFCSKH